A region from the Linepithema humile isolate Giens D197 chromosome 1, Lhum_UNIL_v1.0, whole genome shotgun sequence genome encodes:
- the LOC105674428 gene encoding uncharacterized protein, whose amino-acid sequence MKRNEILITVLTALLLHSEIMISIAEPTIYRLLHDVVQWNIAGIPVVHKKTEWDFDPEVGKLRRIRYEQENGRFGEYAIAKIGMGIGYKGPWGTPVES is encoded by the exons ATGAAGCGGAATGAGATATTG ATCACCGTGCTGACAGCATTATTGCTTCATAGTGAAATAATGATATCAATCGCAGAACCTACAATCTATAGGCTTTTACACGACGTTGTACAATGGAACATTGCAGGTATACCCGTCGTGCACAAG AAAACGGAGTGGGACTTTGATCCAGAGGTCGGCAAGCTAAGAAGAATACGATACGAGCAGGAAAATGGACGCTTCGGAGAGTACGCAATAGCGAAAATAGGAATGGGCATTGGATATAAAGGCCCATGGGGAACGCCTGTGGAAAGCTGA
- the LOC105674418 gene encoding beta-1,3-glucan-binding protein, with protein sequence MAKYSLSSLIFLTIFLLNIHEYGAYVPPTATVEPLHPVGLRIFIPDEQGITLVAFHVKFNEDFDGLEAGHIAKDILKVRNGRWTYQDKHTQLRRDDIIYYWVHVVYNGLGYNLVDQLHRVIDFYNYDGTRYISNTVESQQNCTSTSVTWIYKDNVRQQTCPRQLIFEDNFDNLENWNLEQRFAGPPDSEFVVYMTKDATDTSDGRLSIRPIVIDDKFGVGFASRGSLILDNCTGEIGTEECQRQAAGSYILPPVISGRINTKEKFEFLFGRVEIRAKLPHGDWVYPVIILESSENTWALGMHREIRIASSVGNEELTTSDGDIISGRILSAGGLFVPTNENDAQSVNRQALSKRRSSTPWSNDYHVFEVEWKSGLITVKVDKVEYGEQIVDGSFGKPSYLSLGVAVGGTHEFADHAVSNDYVKPWRNVEAKAMYHFNRKKDKWYPTWNTRTALLVDYVKVWAL encoded by the exons ATGGCAAAATATTCATTGTCCTCGTTGATTTTTCTTACGATTTTCCTCTTGAATATTCACGAATACGGAGCTTACGTTCCTCCGACAGCTACGGTCGAGCCGCTTCATCCTGTGGGACTGCGCATATTTATTCCTG ATGAGCAAGGAATCACGCTAGTGGCTTTTCATGTGAAGTTCAACGAGGATTTTGATGGCCTCGAAGCGGGACATATTGCGAAAGATATTCTCAAGGTTCGCAACGGGCGATGGACTTATCAGGACAAGCACACTCAATTGAGGAGAgacgatattatttattactggGTCCACGTTGTGTATAACGGACTCGGTTACAATCTCGTCGATCAGTTGCATCGGGTTATTG atttttacaattacgACGGCACTCGATACATTTCCAACACGGTTGAAAGCCAGCAGAACTGTACGTCAACATCGGTCACATGGATTTATAAAGATAACGTACGACAGCAAACCTGTCCGCGTCAATTGATCTTTGAAGATAATTTTGACAATCTTGAGAACTGGAATTTGGAGCAACGTTTCGCCGGTCCGCCG GACTCAGAATTTGTTGTCTACATGACTAAGGATGCAACTGATACAAGCGACGGTCGTCTGAGCATCAGACCCATCGTGATTGATGACAAATTCGGCGTGGGATTTGCGTCACGCGGAAGTTTAATCTTGGACAA TTGCACAGGTGAGATCGGTACGGAAGAGTGCCAACGCCAAGCCGCTGGCTCGTACATCTTGCCGCCTGTGATTTCGGGACGCATTAACACAAAGgaaaaattcgaatttctcTTCGGCCGCGTCGAGATCAGAGCCAAGTTGCCGCATGGCGATTGGGTGTATCCTG TGATAATTCTGGAGAGCTCCGAGAACACATGGGCACTCGGGATGCACCGTGAAATTAGGATCGCGTCGTCGGTGGGCAACGAGGAGCTGACAACATCCGACGGTGACATCATCAGCGGCCGCATTCTGTCCGCGGGCGGATTATTCGTTCCTACAAACGAGAACGACGCGCAGAGCGTTAATCGCCAGGCGCTCTCCAAGAGACGGTCAAGCACACCCTGGTCCAACGACTATCACGTGTTCGAAGTTGAATGGAAGAGCGGCCTCATTACGGTAAAGGTCGACAAAGTGGAATACGGCGAACAGATTGTGGACGGATCGTTCGGAAAACCG TCGTACTTGTCTCTGGGCGTAGCTGTGGGAGGCACTCACGAATTTGCAGATCATGCCGTAAGCAACGACTACGTCAAACCATGGCGAAATGTCGAGGCAAAA GCAATGTATCACTTCAACCGTAAAAAGGATAAGTGGTATCCAACGTGGAACACAAGAACGGCGCTTTTAGTGGATTACGTGAAAGTGTGGGCGTTATAA
- the LOC105674427 gene encoding beta-1,3-glucan-binding protein, producing the protein MAKYFLSSSIFLAIFLSNIHEYGAYVPPPASVQPYHPAGLRMSIPDEPGINLVAFHVNVNRRFNGLEAGQIAKDILTARNGEWTYQDSHTQVKRGDIIYYWIHVQRHGLGYNLVDQMHRVTNLYY; encoded by the exons atggcaaaatattttttatcctcGTCGATTTTTCTCGCGATTTTCCTCTCGAATATTCACGAATACGGAGCTTACGTTCCTCCGCCGGCTTCGGTTCAGCCGTATCATCCTGCGGGACTGCGCATGTCTATTCCTG ATGAGCCAGGAATCAATTTAGTGGCCTTTCACGTGAACGTCAATAGGAGATTTAACGGCCTCGAAGCGGGACAAATTGCAAAAGACATTCTCACAGCTCGTAACGGAGAATGGACTTATCAGGACAGTCATACCCAAGTGAAAAGAggcgatattatttattattggatCCACGTTCAGCGTCACGGACTTGGTTACAATCTCGTCGATCAAATGCATCGTGTTACTA ATCTTTACTATTGA
- the LOC105674426 gene encoding beta-1,3-glucan-binding protein, producing MAKYSLCSAIFLAIFLSNIHEYEAYVPPPAMVEPLYPAGLRISIPDEPGIHLVAFHVNINEEFDGGLEAGHIAKDILRARNGRWTYQDNHTQLRRGDTVHYWVHVQRDGLGYNRVHQQHRVTGFYN from the exons ATGGCAAAATATTCTTTGTGCTCGGCGATTTTTCTCGCGATTTTCCTCTCGAATATTCATGAATATGAAGCTTACGTTCCTCCGCCGGCTATGGTCGAGCCGCTTTATCCTGCGGGACTGCGCATATCTATTCCTG ATGAGCCAGGAATTCATCTAGTGGCCTTTCACGTGAACATCAACGAGGAATTTGATGGGGGCCTCGAAGCAGGACATATTGCGAAAGATATTCTCAGAGCTCGCAACGGACGATGGACTTATCAGGACAACCATACTCAATTGAGAAGAGGCGATACTGTTCATTATTGGGTCCACGTTCAGCGTGACGGACTCGGTTACAATCGCGTCCATCAACAGCATCGGGTTACTG GTTTTTACAATTGA
- the LOC105674420 gene encoding 3'(2'),5'-bisphosphate nucleotidase 1 gives MAQSAALLTRIVASSVCATVQAGKVIRDVLNKGGLNIVEKGKNDLQTEADRCAQRCIITSLSRQFPNITIIGEEEPSSCEVPSEWIVTEADQEVLQLKLPAHLEDINPKDVCVWVDPLDGTAEYTQGLVEHVTVLVGVAVGRTAVGGVIHQPYYKNDESDAFVENGRTLWGIDGAGYGGFMPKSPPDGKRIVTTTRSHSDGIVQTAIKSLNPDEVARVGGAGHKVILLLEGKAHAYVFASRGCKRWDTCAPEAVLHTIGGVLTDLHGERYPYHPETTLANTRGVLATAPGQSHQWYLSRIPDEVKQTLQ, from the exons ATGGCTCAAAGTGCTGCCTTATTAACACGCATAGTGGCATCATCTGTGTGTGCCACAGTGCAAGCTGGCAAGGTAATCCGAGATGTGTTGAATAAAGGTGGATTGAACATTGTGGAGAAAGGCAAGAATGATCTGCAAACGGAGGCGGATCGCTGTGCTCAACGATGCATTATCACTTCACTCAGTCGTCAGTTTCCAAATATCACGATTATTGGCGAGGAGGAACCATCCAGCTGTGAAGTACCATCCGAATGGATTGTCACAGAAGCCGATCAAGAAGTGTTGCAACTAAAACTGCCGGCTCATCTGGAGGACATTAATCCCAAGGATGTTTGCGTTTGGGTGGATCCTTTGGATG GTACTGCGGAATATACGCAAGGACTAGTGGAGCACGTCACAGTACTGGTTGGCGTGGCAGTCGGCAGAACGGCGGTCGGAGGCGTGATACATCAGCCCTATTACAAAAACGACGAAAGTGACGCGTTTGTTGAAAACGGACGTACATTATGGGGCATCGACGGCGCGGGATACGGCGGGTTTATGCCAAAATCACCGCCAGATGGGAAGAGAATAGTCACGACCACTCGTTCGCATTCTGACGGCATTGTCCAAACTGCCATAAAGTCATTGAATCCTGACGAAGTGGCGCGTGTCGGCGGCGCTGGACACAAG GTAATTCTCTTGTTGGAGGGAAAAGCGCACGCATATGTGTTCGCCAGCCGCGGATGCAAGAGATGGGACACGTGCGCACCCGAAGCCGTTCTCCACACGATCGGCGGCGTCCTGACTGATCTTCACGGCGAACGCTATCCCTATCATCCGGAGACGACGCTCGCGAATACCAGAGGTGTGCTAGCCACTGCACCCGGCCAATCGCATCAATGGTATTTGAGTCGCATACCTGACGAAGTGAAGCAAACGTTGCAATAG
- the mtTFB2 gene encoding dimethyladenosine transferase 2, mitochondrial: MIRRSFLPVITSWLSRGNKHIVNVVYSSTLVTDSSHYVHSKGTENININIKEVKKKAKWKKSISILDDEEKLEAINHVENVSVPDEISPDLKQSLMLERYKNTLYLIDREAARRYVSFIINDLSKNTSFVAELNSGFGVLTAELLKAGVPLIHVYAPNKVSYSVLDDISNAYPGRLNIKDFNILKITKLYYMDRVIGGNRVQEILKEVKNKKWEDETSMQIITATSSTEFFNHLLKSLLFRSCFMSRGRPVFYLAVPPSLWNKFVYNTSDSHRYNYRRVLFKLMFDAELLGTLDRKSFLPWPRQKKFTTKSAIERAKLDYAQIYVARIEPKIDFYSQLSEKDWLIFWYFARHHLRRRTNKVIPELEKWVPGCGIRLIAKDYTIFTQFKDLTPAQIMELFIEFKSWPEYENNYFLAFMMDSLKTNELQLLELENLKLKE, from the exons ATGATACGCAGAAGTTTTCTTCCTGTGATAACTTCCTGGTTGTCAAGAGGAAATAAGCATATTGTGAATGTTGTATATTCCTCAACATTAGTTACTGATAGTTCACATTATGTGCACTCCAAAGGGACTGagaacattaatattaatataaaagaagtcAAGAAAAAGGCcaaatggaaaaaaagtatcTCTATACTGGATGACGAGGAGAAGCTTGAAGCCATTAATCATGTAGAAAATGTTAGTGTTCCAGATGAAATTAGTCCTGATTTAAAACAGTCGCTAATGCTCGaacgatataaaaatacattatatttgattGACAGAGAGGCAGCTAGAAGATAtgtctcttttattataaatgatctCTCGAAGAATACATCCTTCGTCGCAGAATTAAATTCTGGCTTCGGTGTGCTAACTGCAGAACTGTTGAAAGCTGGTGTACCGTTGATTCATGTGTACGCGCCAAATAAAGTTTCATACTCAGTACTGGACGACATCAGCAACGCATATCCTGGTAGATTAAacattaaagattttaatatcttgAAGATCACCAAACTCTATTATATGGATAGAGTTATCGGCGGCAATCGGGTGCAAGAAATCTTGAaggaagtaaaaaataaaaaatgggagGATGAAACTTCCATGCAGATAATTACTGCGACGTCTAGTACAGAGTTTTTCAATCATCTTCTGAAAAGTTTACTTTTCCGCAGTTGCTTCATGTCCCGCGGAAGACCTGTCTTTTACCTCGCAGTGCCTCCATCTCTGTGGAAT AAATTTGTCTACAATACAAGCGACAGTCACAGGTACAATTATAGGAGAGTGTTGTTCAAATTGATGTTTGATGCTGAACTCCTGGGAACTTTGGACAGGAAGTCCTTCTTACCTTGGCCGAgacaaaagaaatttacaaCAAAGTCAGCTATTGAAAGGGCGAAATTAGATTACGCGCAAATTTATGTGGCAAGAATCGAACCGaagattgatttttattcgcAACTGTCGGAAAAAGATTGGTTAATATTTTGGTATTTCGCGAGACATCATTTACGGAGGCGCACTAACAAAGTGATACCGGAACTAGA AAAGTGGGTGCCAGGTTGTGGAATCAGACTGATAGCCAAGGACTATACGATATTCACGCAATTCAAAGATTTGACGCCGGCGCAAATCATGGAACTCTTCATAGAATTTAAATCCTGGCCGGAATatgaaaacaattattttctagcTTTTATGATGGATTCTTTAAAAACGAACGAATTGCAATTATTAGAGCTCGAAAACTTGAAGCTGAAAGAGTGA
- the LOC105674421 gene encoding uncharacterized protein isoform X1 yields the protein MIAICPRLLSGFLRSSRFQVLALPIARMRCLLVGVVFFTCNCLIRGQDVVFPTDEETSHVSGGNSTVITDRLPVLTNDCPKNMLLYPGDGSKSNWVCDCRPRFLYFPLNDSCHEAYMQGPCPPGNYVVLPEDESVPHCAVNPCGDANGVVPFNGTCYALRTIGGPCAPDGVIGVNETNFQLECVSADIAPFMIINAPKRPSSKCPPGSRRSTQGICKQVRG from the exons ATGATCGCTATCTGTCCAC GACTGCTCTCCGGTTTTCTTCGTTCAAGTCGCTTTCAAGTACTTGCACTTCCGATCGCGAGAATGAGGTGCTTGCTCGTCGGTGTTGTGTTTTTCACGTGTAACTGTTTAATACGGGGTCAGGATGTGGTGTTCCCGACGGACGAAGAGACTTCTCACGTCAGCGGCGGCAATTCTACG GTGATAACGGACCGTTTACCGGTGCTGACGAACGACTGTCCGAAAAATATGCTGCTCTACCCGGGCGACGGTTCGAAGAGCAACTGGGTATGCGACTGCAGACCGCGATTCCTGTACTTCCCGTTGAACGACTCCTGCCACGAGGCGTACATGCAGGGCCCCTGTCCGCCTGGGAATTACGTCGTTCTGCCCGAGGACGAGTCGGTGCCGCATTGCGCGGTGAATCCTTGCGGCGATGCGAACGGCGTGGTGCCGTTCAACGGCACGTGTTACGCTCTCCGAACGATCGGCGGCCCGTGCGCGCCCGACGGGGTGATAGGCGTGAATGAGACAAACTTTCAATTGGAATGCGTGTCGGCGGACATTGCGCCCTTTATGATAATCAATGCTCCGAAAAGGCCGTCGTCCAAGTGCCCGCCGGGAAGTCGCAGGAGCACACAAGGAATATGCAAACAAGTAAGA gGTTAA
- the LOC105674421 gene encoding uncharacterized protein isoform X2, producing the protein MIAICPRLLSGFLRSSRFQVLALPIARMRCLLVGVVFFTCNCLIRGQDVVFPTDEETSHVSGGNSTVITDRLPVLTNDCPKNMLLYPGDGSKSNWVCDCRPRFLYFPLNDSCHEAYMQGPCPPGNYVVLPEDESVPHCAVNPCGDANGVVPFNGTCYALRTIGGPCAPDGVIGVNETNFQLECVSADIAPFMIINAPKRPSSKCPPGSRRSTQGICKQG; encoded by the exons ATGATCGCTATCTGTCCAC GACTGCTCTCCGGTTTTCTTCGTTCAAGTCGCTTTCAAGTACTTGCACTTCCGATCGCGAGAATGAGGTGCTTGCTCGTCGGTGTTGTGTTTTTCACGTGTAACTGTTTAATACGGGGTCAGGATGTGGTGTTCCCGACGGACGAAGAGACTTCTCACGTCAGCGGCGGCAATTCTACG GTGATAACGGACCGTTTACCGGTGCTGACGAACGACTGTCCGAAAAATATGCTGCTCTACCCGGGCGACGGTTCGAAGAGCAACTGGGTATGCGACTGCAGACCGCGATTCCTGTACTTCCCGTTGAACGACTCCTGCCACGAGGCGTACATGCAGGGCCCCTGTCCGCCTGGGAATTACGTCGTTCTGCCCGAGGACGAGTCGGTGCCGCATTGCGCGGTGAATCCTTGCGGCGATGCGAACGGCGTGGTGCCGTTCAACGGCACGTGTTACGCTCTCCGAACGATCGGCGGCCCGTGCGCGCCCGACGGGGTGATAGGCGTGAATGAGACAAACTTTCAATTGGAATGCGTGTCGGCGGACATTGCGCCCTTTATGATAATCAATGCTCCGAAAAGGCCGTCGTCCAAGTGCCCGCCGGGAAGTCGCAGGAGCACACAAGGAATATGCAAACAA gGTTAA
- the LOC105674423 gene encoding transmembrane protein 179 → MALTNILLLSQIAGYVVALILSLCIIVPMSLHQDEFSGHCLLFSTGVWQESDGQFVVNWASQAYCNYTIFVGLILLVTSAIQIYRLSLLMYRGDDSSFLSAFVDVVASIIFTVVTLIAAIIVTLGFMTWCQCMTKRFPSCELAAGNDIDKADGIDTSGFHIELGAAQFGIWSSLSIWVGLSVFAVLKVLRYHQLENMKVSMYRERQRLIEATTSGQQQEPS, encoded by the exons ATGGCACTGACAAATATCTTGCTGCTGAGTCAAATAGCGGGCTACGTAGTGGCCCTTATTTTGTCGCTCTGCATCATTGTGCCTATGAGCCTGCATCAGGATGAGTTTAG CGGACACTGTCTCTTGTTCTCCACCGGGGTCTGGCAGGAATCGGACGGCCAGTTTGTCGTGAATTGGGCGTCGCAGGCTTACTGCAACTACACGATATTCGTGGGCTTGATATTGCTTGTGACGTCGGCGATACAAATCTATCGACTGTCCTTGCTCATGTATCGCGGCGACGACAGCTCGTTTCTCTCCGCGTTCGTCGATGTCGTCGCGTCGATTATTTTCACCGTCGTCACCCTGATCGCGGCGATTATCGTCACGCTGGGCTTTATGACCTGGTGCCAATGTATGACAAAAAGATTCCCGTCGTGCGAACTTGCGGCTGGGAATGACATCGACAAGGCCGACGGCATCGATACGTCTGGCTTTCACATCGAACTCGGCGCCGCACAATTCGGCATCTGGAGCAGTTTATCGATCTGGGTTGGCCTGTCAGTTTTTGCTGTCTTGAAGGTGTTGCGGTACCATCAGCTGGAGAACATGAAAGTCTCCATGTATAGAGAAAGACAGAGATTGATAGAAGCCACTACGAGCGGTCAGCAGCAGGAACCGAGCTAA